The sequence TATTTTCAGCTCGAATGATGTGAGCAGGACTGACAACCCAGTGGAAACCCCAGCCAACAACAAAATTATCTCTAGTAGCACCATTCTATTGATACACCGCATATCTCCTAGACAACCAAAACAGACACGGCTGACGGTGTTTGATATTCCTGCAAAAtggaaattcataaaatatatctgactttttttttatttacttaaatggaaatataaaatataaaccaGATACATGCTTTAACATGCTCTGGGAAGCTTGAAaagaaatacacaaatttgaTAATGACCCTCCAAGGAAATGtttggggtcagtatgataaataggGGAGTCCCCATATTCATCACACTGACCTCATTCATTTTCATTGAGGGccacctggaacaactgatacggggactggaaaccggcatttatcttatcttatgctgccgtccaatcgaagcgtatgccgtaaggttattctgctattactcaaacacttacaccttacagtttaactcgtccctTCAGTgaaatttgttgaattttttgttgaaagcAAAAGTTCtgtcatgaaattattgcctgcatctgtttttaaatggaaaatatctacattaatgttacttttcgccctgtgaaaatggctaaatctagacttgtcttacccagagagaaagatgtcgttttttacatgatatttgccttgttgattcagagtatttagaacaaaaaaattaggacatattttaatgaaaatagcaagtcaaaactgtaaactgttgcctgaaaatatttgtttatgatattgctctgttcttcaccatttaaatgcgtgttaaactcctagatgattttctgcagttttatctaaaagttcggaatactaaatgtaacttcgttgtcggcctttttataaaaaaaaaatttgttattttaatttaaatacattgtatttttcctTCCTGGGGCCACCAACAAAATGTTTTATCGACCATTTCTTTTATCCTGAATCGACACGAATAGCTGCAGACGCTCCACAGAAATATTGGGAGTCGCCACGTGACCGccttttaaccaatgaaaatgtTAGAATCTCATTGGAGATAAATAAAAGGTATTGTAAAAGGTACATCAGTCATcttcaaatactttattaaaacgTAAACACTGAGTGACTGACAGAAACATCAGTCTTGCAGACCAAGCAAATGaatataattttatcatttgtattGCTGGTAATAACGTTCTCGAATCGTCCAATAGCTGCACAGTTCTGAAAGTTCTTTTCTTGTTTACCGTGGGATTCatgtttattacataaatacAACAACAGATATAAAGTTTAAAATGAGTACGTAGCAACAGACTACTGTGTAtcttgcaaaatataaaaatgtgtttacttaatttaaaaagaataattgtAAAAAAGGACAAACAATTGAAAAACGTAAGGAGACTTACCTATTGAAGAGGTTAGCCAAGCAGCTTGGTGTTTGGTCATACCAGACTCTATGGCCTGGTCAGGTATAAGATTAAACGGTATTGTGAAGGCAAGTTGAAATGTAAAAGCTGACATAAGAAATAACCAACACCTAAAATCTTTGAGAAGATCCACGTGCAATACCGAGTCTAGTGTTGTTCTGAGCTTAGAGGAGCTCGTACTTGTTCCTGCTGATGCATCTTCTTTACAATGAATATCTGTGTCTATTTCAAAACACGTCTTTTCAATATCTGTTCCGATTTCATCTTTGTTGTTGGTAGTATATGCTTTAGAGGAGTTACTTAATGGATTATGATTACTTGAAGTTGATTTTGAGTCACCTTCATTAATCAGTGTTTCGATATTTTGGTCATATCCGATTAATCTCTTAGCCTTAGGTGGCAGCAAAAAAAGTCCCAGCACGGCTCCTTGTAACGTAATTCCTGCCTCCAACAAAAGAGTCCCTCTCCAACTGTATTCGTCTATCAGAGCTCGTGTCAGCTGGTTAAACACGAATGTTCCTACGCCTGAAATTATCACATAAAGAATGAAATGTACacttatcaaatttaaaattctCAAACTATGATTTAAAGTCGGAACTTcgaaaattgtcaaaataagtcaGAATCATGGGACCTTGTATATGAACTTGTCGTATGATCCTTACAATACATTTTGAAGTACATCATTATACCTTCGTTgtttttagtgtgtgtgtgtgtgtgcgtgtgtctgtgtgtgtgtttcaAAGGAAATCAAcaattttgctatatattttagaaaaagcCAGAACGATTTTGCCAAAATAAAAGCCAGACTTATCGAAGTTGATCTGTACCTTTAAAAGTTTAAGGATTGTGTGAAATGCATGAATAGGTTTCAGAAATATTAAATGTCAATTTTGGAGCATTTTCAATGTGAGAAAAGGGAAATGATTTTGTCTAATCAAAAGTCAGAGTTTTTTGGGACCTGATGTGTGAACTTGACTCATGATCCTTTCAGTCATTCAAGTTCCAATGCAATGCTTTTCCATTTGTTTCAGAGatgtaaagaaaacattatttttgtccCATTTTCTAAGTCAATAAGGGGATATaactttgtcaaaacattatgcagagttatgaaacttggtgtGTTAACTAACATCATGATCTCCAAATGTCTCGATGATTTATTAATAGGTTTCAGAAATATCGAAAATAATGtcaattttggaaatttttctAAGTGCAAAAGTGCAGATGATTTTGTTAAAACAGTAGTCAGATATGGCATCTGGTACGTTAACCTCGATCTTACAAACATTTTGTAAGTTTCAACACGATATCTATACTAGTTTCCTAGATGAGACGGGACGGGACTTCTGAATCAAAATTTGGTAGGGGTCTAATAATTTAGACAACAGTTCGgttgtgtatttatatttacacGTTTAACATCAATGCGAGTTGTTGCATTCAAATGGATGACAAGTGTCGTTATGAAAGAGATGTTTTTTAGTTTCTCCGTCAACTATGGatgaatttaagtttaaaaagacCCCACGTTAAACTAAACATGCATAAACTTTATTGATTTACCTGATCCGCACACAGCGATGCCATTGGCTAGAGTTCGGCGCTTGTTGAAGTGTTGTATCACACAAACTCCTGCAGGTATATACATCAGCCCGAATCCTAGACCTGAAAGTCATTTTAGATTATAAATCCATTACCAGCCAGTACTTTCTCCACACACTTAAAGTTAATGACTCGaaataattttcacaaaaaaaatacagTGACGGCGTTAAATTTAGTCCTGGCAATTCTGttattggttgcgggtttatcccgctaccaaagttaagcgtatttctgacaatcatgtagcatctttattcgattccaaatcacatccagtatttgtttcttatacatgtatatttatagattggcatttaaaatgaaaataactctagcaaaacccgcaaccaccagacatctcaaggctttgatttttttccttcttctgGAATTGCATTTTTGGCTGATATTGATTATTTTGTTTAAGTATATTGTTACTTATTTTGAAGAAATCTTGAAGATTATACTTAATCTACTCCAGGCCTATTtgcttgaaaaatacaaaaatattttgttgaaaaaaaaaatcctacttcTTTTTGGAATACAAGGACTTCCTTTGAAAACCAAATACAAGTATGGCAGGCAGTCTACGTCCCAGTGTGGTTTGAATCCACGAACTTAGgcccaaatggtacaccatacCGTTGACTGTCAAATTACGTTATTAGCAATGTTCATCGCAGATGAATGCAAAATATAGTCACTGGAACCGTAATTAAAGGTATAAGGGGAACATGGGAACATGCAAAACACAAGTTCAATGCCAGTCTATATTTTTGTGTAATTTCATGCTATCTGAAATTAATAATCTTAAGAGGGGAAAACCTTCAGATATATGTAAAATCTTCTTTTTATCGATTAAAAAAATGTGCAACGTGAAAACAGTCGTTCTGTCTGTCATATATTTGTGATTTCTTGACATTCatacaaatttgtttttggtAAGGCCCTTTAATATGGCTCATAATAGGGGCCTTTATTTGTAATGTGGCtgacacatttttattttgttatgaacataaactATGTCTATTTCTTGTAAAATCCTTTTTCCGATAATTGCTTCCTGACATAATtaccaaaggtttgaatattaataAACATACTGGAATATAgtattgaatccattgtttatgaaactttaaacatAAATTGTCGCACTTATACAGAACGCAtaaataacaaggcagtctgaaagacagctaaatcccccgccactgttatggatagtgaaagggtaaacctttgaccttgagctgtgaccctgaccttgaactgacatggctgaaccatgaattctgcacatcgtcttgatgaggtgatcatttgacccaagtttcatgaaaatcctttatggggtttaggagatacagagctcaaacctttgaccttgagttgtgaccttgacccaagtttgatgtaattccttcaaggggtttaggagatacagagtggacacaaaatgaaaggctcaaacttttgacccaaagttgtgaccttgaccttgagccggcatggctgactcatcagttctgcacatcgtcttggataggcgatcatttgacccaggtttcatacgaatccttcaaggggattaggagatacagagcagacacaaaatggaaggctcaaacctttgaccttgagctgtgaccttgaccttgagccgacatggctgactcatgggtctgcatattgtcttgatgaggtgatcatttgacccaagtttcatgattatccttcaaggggtttaggagatacagagcggacatgaaatgaaaggctcaaacatttaaccttgagatgtgaccttgaccttgagcgacatggctgactcatgggtctgcacattgtcttgatgaggtgatcatttgacccaagtttcatgattatcattcaagggtttaggagatacagagctgacacaaaatgttacggaaggacggaaggacagaagacggaaggacggaaagatggaaggacggacggacggagaccattcctataaccacccaccactcgtggcgggggattaataaagtaAAGAACGGAAACTTAATCGTGTTTACCTGCTAATAGGCCATACGACAAACAGAGGTAAAGTATACTAGTTGCAAAAGTGCTGGCAACAAATCCGACACAGCTGATGACAGCTCCGGCTACAACAACAACACGACAACCGTATTTGTCCGTCAGTGCGCCAACAACTGGTCCTGAAAATACAGATGTTCGTTCCAATGATACAGGCTATATATAGCTTTAATTATACAGCTGAAAGCTGGAAAAAAAGAAAGTGTTGCCTTGTGTTGtaattatataacataatatgatTACACCAGTCAGTAATTAGGTATTTAAACTAGCATATCCCACACTTGCAAGTTTTTAATCAGCGTATTTTATATGCATACTTACAACAttagttacactgatattaatgaCTCTATTTTATGTTATCCTTCACATAATAGAATATTGGATATCTATAAATAAGACTAATGATATCCTAAAACCAATTTAGgattttttatcaataaataaataaataaagtatagaaACCCTGTTCGATTTTGCCAAAATAAATGTAGGGTCACCAGAAAAATGAACGGGTCGATCGGGCCCCGggaaaaaaaaagtacttttatgTCTTATTGTTCTTAAAATCATTTCTTGTATGTTCGGTGACTGAATGCATCCACATTTTTGTTGTCACTATGTCACTTAATAACTGTCACTTTCGttaattattttacatgttaGCATATTTCAGATCTACACATAACGCATGGTGAGTTATATATAGTACGTATCGTTTCAAAATAATAATCAAGAATAAGAATCCGGGCAAAATGTCAAAATCTTTTGTATACTGCAACATGGTAATGTCAATCATGACTGtacagtaaatatttatttttgtttatttgttgtttattaGATTTGATGTAATGAAGTATATAACAAAAACGAATCAAGATAAATGTGCTGGCAAAAGTAATACAATGCCCGAgtcaattttaactttatttattaattaattcaATTCGATTCAAATTTATTCCGGCATAaagatcataaaacattactgtaaaatacatgtatacaatgacCAATATAAAAATCAAAGTCAGTTTTAACCAGACTGATTATAgacaattttaaacattaattagAGGCAATTTAACCACATTAATTAAGTCAATTAAAACTTAATTACCTACAAGATGCATAACTCCGGTCATAATAGAAGCAATCGCCACAGTGGCTGCTCGGCCCTGCTGAAAATGTTCGAGTAGCTCAACCAAAAGAATCCCGACGGAGAACACTAATCCGTCGGTAATAAATCCAATAAAGAACGCAGATATCACGATAATCCACCCATAGCCTCCATCAGTCTGATCAGGTTTTGATCCTAACTTTTTCTCTGCCATagtgtttttatataatattacagtaCAATATGCGGTTGAACAGAACACTGAAAATCGATTGATTTATCGGTGCAGTGTGTAAATCTTCTAATACCGTAGGATATGGAGcgccgcagctgtcttatgttGAGACATTTCATGCTATGTTGGagtgtgttaacttgtcaaaatagtgtcttattataGTAAAAAGCTATGTCATCATGTCAAAGTATGgttttaacttgtcaaaacagtgttttattaataacatgactagttaacataatacgatactatttggacaagttaacatcgcACTTTGAAAGGATAACATAACAAGACACTgatttgacaagttaacacaatactttgacaagataacatcgCTTTTTAACATAACAGCACGCCCGGTAGACAAAATCACATGttactttaacaagataacaaAGATTTTTAACATAATGACAAGCTCTGTAGGCAAAATCACACGGTACTTCAACAAGTCAATAaagattttaacataataacaagCTACAGACAATATCACAcgatactttaacaagataacatagattttttaacataataagacaccctgcaaacaagatcatactttgacatgataacatggctAGTAAACAGCATAATACACTTTTTTGGACATGTTAACTTCACAACTTGACATGGCAACATAGCTTTTCATCATAGTAAGAcgctgtttcgacaagttaacaccattCATTAACAAGATCACATGGCTAGTTTTTATAATGAAACACTGTAACACAAGTTTACATAATAACagaactttttaacataataagatactgttttgacaagttaacatcacgtTTAGACATGATAAGatgaaatgtcccgacataagacaggTGCGACATTCCATAGTAGGAGTTTAGCCGCTGTGTACCTTGACCTCGATAACTGATATCACAATCGAGTAAATCGATCAACGGGTCACTGCATAAGGGATTCAAATGAAAGTTACCAATGTGAACCGGTAGAGCAGGGACCTAAAGGGAAGTAAGCAATGTCATCAGGCTATAGTTTCTGTTTATGTAACGCACTTGCTTCAGctataaaaagcaaaaataaacccttcaatacaaaaatataattattttaacagttttatgtGATATATGAGAAGAATACTATCATTGCGGAATGTGCTACTTATAAAGTATATATTTCGGCACCCCGATATGACATTGAACCTTAAAAATCGGTATCGTTAGTTTTAATTTATTCGCTCTAAAGCTGAAAATAGATCCGAAAATGAATGACATGCAACTGACGTTTTCGCATTTTATTCATATATCTTATCACATAAAATTCTGTTAACAACATAACTTTCAAACACTCAGCTGATGCATACAGAATATGTGTTATAGTAAGCaccccctataaacgactgtactccccatCTTCCTGCTGCGACCGATCCAAGCAACCAACTGACAGTCTTCAAATGAGTCACTTTACACGGTCTGCGTATTTAAGTCTTACGATAAACTGAACATTAAAATGTGTGTATGTGGCGATATAACCTGTGAAACAGATAAATAATGCCGgtttacaaaatgctgacaaaatgttgactgatcaaaCCCATTACATggaaattcactcgaccaagtcacgaaacggTGAAGAACATGTCTAATTGATGtgcaatccaataatccatgttgtttttctgaatttctgaaataagcatgcatgctccataaatatatgtacataaGATGTTGCATATTtgttgcgtttttgaaagaaattattttttaccaAGACGTTAAAAAACCTTCACTGTATGCCGACCTGCTAATTTTCTTATTTACGactgacactgtattccattttgAGACTTAAGTATGCGATTTACTAGTATGTCCTTTGAGGGCGtaaatgaaatagatatacaTGCGGAAGTGTCTCTATCGATCAGTCTTCATATATACAATGTCATTTAATGTTGAACCACTCATGCTATGCATGCGCTAATCCATTTGGGGTGGGGTGGGTGGTGGTTGTCTGTGACTCTATCCTGCCTAATAATATAATCCAACTGAATGCTTAAaaatcgtttacatgcaagtattccaTGTTGGTTTTACAGACATATACTCTTAATAACTTAAATAtagaattagaaactgaaagtatacacAGGGTTCCTTATATATCACGTAGAAAATTACCTTCTGCCGATTACTTTTGGAAGTCACGCGAAGAAACGTTTCCTGacgactttaaaataaaataaaccaatggAGACAATGACTGATATATACAATTATATATTAGGATGCGTGTACAAGTAACATAAGTTATGGTACGGACACGACAAATCGAccctttatttctatttttttatcttgaccttggagcaagggaccAGCTGGAGCCTGCAGTCTTATCAAACATCTTATCGTATTGTACGACCAAAATTTTGTCTGAACACTCTTGCTAATACCAGTCAGTAACAAAACACGTTAGTTCAAAATGTTATGTGTATGCCTACGGGCAGGTAGCGTGTTTTCTCTATATTAATGTGTCCATATTCcaagaaaaacaaatatcaatttgtaacaagttatttcagaatcccttcatgcatgaagacgTTTTGGCtcggacaaaaaaaaataacccgaccctatttttgacatttgacctccaagtgtgacattgaccttggaggaCATCACACCGAATcctctttcattgacggttataagcAAATATCATTATCCAAGCAAGAAAATACATGtgtgtacttttgacgccgacaatgtacaactTCTAGACAAAATCattgatcaatcgagtttttttgctataattttacctgtaatcagactaacacattatataaagaaacaaatcatgttcagcttacaataaaatacaaataaacacatcAACAAAgcacattgtttatataatatatttaatcaCTTTAAAATAGCTCTTTTCAACTTTCAGCGGTCAGCTTATTGTTTGGATCGGTCGTaacaggaagagggggagtacagtcgtttataggggaTGGTAGgctatgtgtttttgttttttttggatttaacgtcgcaccgacacatgataggtcatatggcgactttccagcttttaatggtggaggaagaccccagatgccccttcgtgcattatttcatcacaagcgggcacctgggtagaaccaccgaccttccgtaagccagctggatggcttcctcacatgaagaattcaacgcccgagtaaggctcgaacccacatcgatgaggggcaagtgatttgaagtcagcgaccttaaccactcggccacggaggccccaggcTATGTGTTGCAAACGAGTTAACTTATTAGTGTATAGCTGACAGATACAACAAAACACAAAGAAAACGCTCCAGTGCATTCATTTCTTCCTTGTATTCAGTGAacacttttattattttagaGATGATACGTCTTAAACAtaaattatcataatatttcGAAGTAGGCAGTTGTAATTTCCGTGTAAAAGAATACTGTATctataacattttaaatttccaaatttccagctttggtggcggaggaagaccccaggtgccccttcataCATTATTTCAcgacgagcgggtacctgggtagaaccaccggccttccgtaag is a genomic window of Mercenaria mercenaria strain notata chromosome 18, MADL_Memer_1, whole genome shotgun sequence containing:
- the LOC123538652 gene encoding monocarboxylate transporter 12-like, producing MAEKKLGSKPDQTDGGYGWIIVISAFFIGFITDGLVFSVGILLVELLEHFQQGRAATVAIASIMTGVMHLVGPVVGALTDKYGCRVVVVAGAVISCVGFVASTFATSILYLCLSYGLLAGLGFGLMYIPAGVCVIQHFNKRRTLANGIAVCGSGVGTFVFNQLTRALIDEYSWRGTLLLEAGITLQGAVLGLFLLPPKAKRLIGYDQNIETLINEGDSKSTSSNHNPLSNSSKAYTTNNKDEIGTDIEKTCFEIDTDIHCKEDASAGTSTSSSKLRTTLDSVLHVDLLKDFRCWLFLMSAFTFQLAFTIPFNLIPDQAIESGMTKHQAAWLTSSIGISNTVSRVCFGCLGDMRCINRMVLLEIILLLAGVSTGLSVLLTSFELKIIYTSLYGFLVGGYVTLCTVVLADLFGAEIIAKSFGLLMFFIGVSGFISTPLGGLLFDMTGKYDATFVVAGVEFIIAAFLLLLLKILSNKKRKL